From one Esox lucius isolate fEsoLuc1 chromosome 11, fEsoLuc1.pri, whole genome shotgun sequence genomic stretch:
- the LOC105013408 gene encoding chondroadherin-like protein isoform X2, translated as MFLPALLLLALSPVEGSKECPDYCLCYEHSDLVDCRARGFLQVPFDLPDGTWLLDLGGNALTEVQSRAFAGLWSLRVLVLSDSGIQQLHPDAFYSLSFLEKLDLSHNNLHRLPSDFSDSLSSLRELRLDHNALERLNSLEHLESLEKLDLSHNNITFLQSGAFRGLSRLRHLYLQANRLGAVRRGSMSMLSTLEALQLGQNNISQIDTEALTPLTSLNLLALEDNQLRQLKFKTFLSLHTAGTHLQLAGNPWHCDCDLQRIFGKLLSVRHLHVDDYENVTCHEPQQLAGASLALVSSQLCMAETATVLVITATVLVTVLAAVVMAEHTRKKNQQLGKGWDDESQSQER; from the exons ATGTTCCTTCCGGCTCTGCTGCTGCTGGCTCTGTCTCCAGTGGAAGGTTCGAAAGAGTGCCCTGACTACTGCCTCTGTTATGAACACTCCGATCTGGTGGACTGCAGAGCGCGCGGGTTCCTTCAAGTGCCGTTTGACCTCCCCGATGGCACCTGGCTCCTGGACCTGGGTGGAAACGCGCTGACCGAAGTGCAGAGCCGTGCCTTTGCCGGTCTGTGGTCACTGCGCGTCCTGGTGCTCTCCGATAGTGGGATTCAGCAGCTGCACCCTGAC GCCTTttactccctctcctttctGGAGAAGCTGGACTTAAGCCACAACAATCTGCATCGGCTGCCCTCGGATTTCTCCGACAGTTTGAGCTCACTCCGAGAGCTGCGGCTGGACCACAACGCCCTGGAGCGGCTCAACAGCCTGGAGCACCTGGAGAGTCTGGAGAAGCTGGACCTCAGCCACAACAACATCACTTTCCTGCAGTCGGGGGCTTTCCGGGGCCTGTCCCGCCTGCGCCACCTGTACCTCCAGGCCAACCGCCTGGGGGCCGTGCGCCGTGGTTCCATGTCCATGCTGTCCACTCTGGAGGCCCTGCAGCTTGGCCAGAACAACATCTCTCAAATTGACACGGAGGCCCTGACTCCCTTGACGAGCCTCAACCTGCTGGCCCTGGAGGACAACCAGCTGCGGCAACTTAAGTTCAAGACCTTCCTGAGTCTCCACACCGCCGGCACCCACCTCCAGCTGGCCGGCAACCCGTGGCACTGCGACTGCGACCTGCAGCGGATCTTCGGTAAGCTGCTGAGCGTGCGCCACCTACATGTGGATGACTATGAGAATGTGACGTGCCACGAGCCCCAGCAGCTGGCGGGCGCCTCGCTGGCGTTGGTGAGCAGCCAGCTGTGCATGGCGGAGACGGCCACTGTGCTGGTCATCACCGCGACAGTGCTGGTGACTGTGTTGGCAGCCGTGGTCATGGCCGAACACACGCGCAAGAAGAACCAGCAGCTCGGCAAGGGCTGGGATGATGAGTCGCAGTCTCAGGAAAGGTGA
- the LOC106024546 gene encoding protein LSM12 homolog A-like: MAAPGPGEYFSVGSHVSCLTCLGQQLQGEVVAFDYQSKMLTLKCAPSSGKANVSDVILINLAYVSEVDVISDRTETPPPLASLNVSKLANRARSEKEDKLSQAYAISAGVSVEGQQLFQTIHKTIKDCKWQEKNIMVMDDVVIAPPYQVENCKGKEGSALSHVRKIVEKHFRDVESQKSVPRPQAQQTQKDSTLSS; this comes from the exons ATGGCGGCTCCTGGACCGGGGGAGTATTTCAGTGTCGGGAGCCATGTCTCTTGCCTCACCTGCTTggggcaacaattgcaaggagAAGTCGTGGCCTTTGACTACCAGTCCAAGATGCTGACTTTGA AATGTGCTCCCTCCAGTGGAAAGGCAAACGTCAGCGACGTGATTCTGATTAACCTAGCTTACGTGTCAGAGGTGGACGTCATAAGTGACCGCACTGAAACTCCTCCTCCTCTAGCATCTCTGAATGTCAGCAAG CTTGCCAACAGGGCACGGTCGGAAAAGGAAGACAAGTTATCCCAAGCATATGCAATTAGCGCTGGAGTCTCTGTGGAGGGACAACAGCTATTCCAGACTATACATAAAAC CATCAAAGACTGCAAATGGCAGGAGAAGAACATCATGGTGATGGACGACGTGGTCATTGCCCCTCCTTACCAAGTGGAGAATTGCAAAGGCAAAGAGGGTAGCGCTTTAAGTCACGTACGCAAAATA GTGGAGAAACATTTTAGAGATGTGGAGAGTCAGAAGTCAGTGCCGCGGCCTCAAGCACAGCAAACACAGAAAGACTCCACTTTATCATCTTGA
- the LOC105013408 gene encoding chondroadherin-like protein isoform X1, protein MDISILDSKEPVHNYSFRTHFSQSYLMLRAYRAIKCPFSSILPKTRRSHVFYSPFHAICLMVVLFFFFFFCRYFSDFQKRQSQHPQVHIFAFNMFLPALLLLALSPVEGSKECPDYCLCYEHSDLVDCRARGFLQVPFDLPDGTWLLDLGGNALTEVQSRAFAGLWSLRVLVLSDSGIQQLHPDAFYSLSFLEKLDLSHNNLHRLPSDFSDSLSSLRELRLDHNALERLNSLEHLESLEKLDLSHNNITFLQSGAFRGLSRLRHLYLQANRLGAVRRGSMSMLSTLEALQLGQNNISQIDTEALTPLTSLNLLALEDNQLRQLKFKTFLSLHTAGTHLQLAGNPWHCDCDLQRIFGKLLSVRHLHVDDYENVTCHEPQQLAGASLALVSSQLCMAETATVLVITATVLVTVLAAVVMAEHTRKKNQQLGKGWDDESQSQER, encoded by the exons ATGGATATCAGCATTCTGGATTCAAAGGAACCAGTTCATAACTATTCTTTTAGAACTCACTttagccaaagctatttaatgcTTAGAGCTTACAGAGCCATTAAATGTCCTTTTTCCTCGATCCTACCTAAAACTCGCCGCTCACATGTTTTCTATTCGCCCTTCCATGCCATTTGTCTAATggttgttctctttttttttttttttttttgcaggtaTTTCTCAGATTTTCAGAAACGTCAGTCCCAGCATCCCCAggtgcacatctttgcattcaaCATGTTCCTTCCGGCTCTGCTGCTGCTGGCTCTGTCTCCAGTGGAAGGTTCGAAAGAGTGCCCTGACTACTGCCTCTGTTATGAACACTCCGATCTGGTGGACTGCAGAGCGCGCGGGTTCCTTCAAGTGCCGTTTGACCTCCCCGATGGCACCTGGCTCCTGGACCTGGGTGGAAACGCGCTGACCGAAGTGCAGAGCCGTGCCTTTGCCGGTCTGTGGTCACTGCGCGTCCTGGTGCTCTCCGATAGTGGGATTCAGCAGCTGCACCCTGAC GCCTTttactccctctcctttctGGAGAAGCTGGACTTAAGCCACAACAATCTGCATCGGCTGCCCTCGGATTTCTCCGACAGTTTGAGCTCACTCCGAGAGCTGCGGCTGGACCACAACGCCCTGGAGCGGCTCAACAGCCTGGAGCACCTGGAGAGTCTGGAGAAGCTGGACCTCAGCCACAACAACATCACTTTCCTGCAGTCGGGGGCTTTCCGGGGCCTGTCCCGCCTGCGCCACCTGTACCTCCAGGCCAACCGCCTGGGGGCCGTGCGCCGTGGTTCCATGTCCATGCTGTCCACTCTGGAGGCCCTGCAGCTTGGCCAGAACAACATCTCTCAAATTGACACGGAGGCCCTGACTCCCTTGACGAGCCTCAACCTGCTGGCCCTGGAGGACAACCAGCTGCGGCAACTTAAGTTCAAGACCTTCCTGAGTCTCCACACCGCCGGCACCCACCTCCAGCTGGCCGGCAACCCGTGGCACTGCGACTGCGACCTGCAGCGGATCTTCGGTAAGCTGCTGAGCGTGCGCCACCTACATGTGGATGACTATGAGAATGTGACGTGCCACGAGCCCCAGCAGCTGGCGGGCGCCTCGCTGGCGTTGGTGAGCAGCCAGCTGTGCATGGCGGAGACGGCCACTGTGCTGGTCATCACCGCGACAGTGCTGGTGACTGTGTTGGCAGCCGTGGTCATGGCCGAACACACGCGCAAGAAGAACCAGCAGCTCGGCAAGGGCTGGGATGATGAGTCGCAGTCTCAGGAAAGGTGA